The Bacteroides acidifaciens genome includes a region encoding these proteins:
- a CDS encoding SusC/RagA family TonB-linked outer membrane protein, producing the protein MKRRGLIFNSRPNKTAVFALGLMLGLCPVSKAWADTNMNDSQVVAQAQKKVKGQVVDATGEPLIGVNISVVGGTEGTITDINGNYTISVPAVARLKFSYIGYKDQIIDVAAQTVINVKLQEDSEVLDEVVVVGYGSQKKETLTGAVTVVSDKMLKNKGTMSSPLQAMQGQVPGVTITRNSAAPGDESWGLKLRGSVSANNAEPLIVIDGVAYDGVNALRNINPSDIQSINFLKDASAAIYGSRAAGGVVLVTTKQAKEGKARIEYSGSYTYKMVGLQPELMSMNEWANAVLQTCQNDGQPDSYSWVKYAKMALANEGKYIDLDHSANPFAPSYSDVMDFVFMDTNWQDVLFGNSYSTQHDLAISGGTEKNLYRLSVGYMYDDSNLKWGNNNNQRFNLRLTNKLKVFDNFAIESVIAYNRQDQVAPSQLNRTLTSSYPQPGLPASTIDGKPYSWGTWLSPIWFAELGGDNKLKVSEINISEKFTYNINKHLDVVANLGYNSGVASRDIKKMAITSYNYAGTKINTKADGYKQEESSYEKTSSRTDFYSMTGYVDYHNTFAQHHNVSAMVGAQYELKEYDYFGVSVKDIQNSLETVNGAGLINLTDKHGTKWHEAVMSYYSRLNYNYKSKYLLEVNMRYDGSSKFKPENRWDFFYGISGGWRITEEAFMKNIKWLNDLKIRLSYGEVGNQSGIDRYDGTQFYKFESQSGAYIGPNKGTIIDTNGKIASLGREWERIKNYNLGLDFSLLNSRLTGTAEVYMKRNDNMLINISYPGVLGDNAGMSNNGKFKSHGWEVMLNWSDKIGKDFTYHVGGTYSFNTNKLTDIGAVSVLKSGFVDKQQGYPLNSIFGLRYAGKAQTEEERQKYLYRFLTGNTIGLTEQNFRLGDNMYADVNNDGKLDQNDIVYLGTDDPKISFSFNVGAEWKGFDLSLVFQGAAKRTIFRTGDNNGNEIWRIPMKALYLNTSNQSVGNTWSPDNRGAHYPTYSNKNEINDYNYQASSWSVEDGSYIRLKNVTLGYNVPSAFLAKTKAISSCRVYVAGADLWEYSKINDGWDPEASRKVTAAGRFPFVRTVTFGLNLTF; encoded by the coding sequence ATGAAACGAAGAGGATTAATTTTTAATTCGCGACCTAACAAGACAGCAGTGTTTGCGTTAGGATTAATGCTGGGACTTTGTCCTGTTTCAAAGGCATGGGCCGATACGAATATGAACGATAGCCAAGTGGTGGCGCAGGCTCAGAAGAAAGTGAAAGGTCAAGTGGTTGATGCCACGGGCGAGCCGTTGATTGGCGTGAATATAAGTGTGGTAGGCGGAACGGAAGGAACCATTACCGATATTAATGGAAATTATACGATTAGTGTTCCTGCCGTAGCCAGACTGAAATTCAGCTATATCGGCTATAAAGACCAGATTATAGACGTAGCTGCGCAAACGGTGATTAATGTAAAATTGCAAGAAGACAGCGAAGTACTGGACGAAGTAGTGGTAGTGGGATATGGTTCGCAGAAGAAAGAAACATTGACCGGTGCCGTAACGGTGGTATCCGATAAAATGCTGAAGAATAAAGGAACAATGTCCAGTCCATTGCAGGCAATGCAGGGACAGGTTCCGGGCGTGACGATTACCCGTAACTCGGCAGCTCCCGGTGATGAAAGCTGGGGCTTGAAACTGCGCGGTTCTGTTTCGGCAAATAATGCAGAGCCATTGATTGTAATTGACGGAGTGGCTTATGACGGTGTAAATGCGTTGCGAAATATCAACCCTTCTGATATCCAGTCCATCAACTTTTTGAAGGATGCGTCAGCGGCTATCTACGGTTCGCGGGCTGCGGGCGGTGTCGTATTGGTGACGACTAAGCAGGCAAAGGAAGGCAAAGCAAGAATTGAGTACAGTGGTTCGTACACTTATAAAATGGTAGGGTTGCAGCCGGAACTGATGTCTATGAACGAGTGGGCGAATGCAGTACTGCAAACTTGCCAGAATGATGGTCAGCCCGACTCGTATTCATGGGTTAAATATGCGAAAATGGCATTGGCAAACGAAGGCAAATACATTGATTTGGATCATAGCGCCAATCCTTTTGCTCCCAGTTATTCGGATGTAATGGACTTCGTATTTATGGATACCAACTGGCAAGATGTATTGTTCGGCAACTCTTACTCCACGCAGCATGACCTGGCTATTTCCGGAGGTACGGAGAAGAACTTGTATCGTTTGTCCGTAGGATACATGTATGATGACAGTAACCTGAAATGGGGGAATAATAACAACCAACGTTTCAACCTTCGTCTGACTAACAAACTGAAAGTCTTTGATAACTTCGCTATTGAATCTGTCATAGCTTATAACCGTCAGGACCAGGTAGCTCCATCCCAACTGAATAGGACGCTGACTTCCAGTTATCCGCAACCGGGCCTTCCGGCTTCTACCATCGACGGGAAACCGTATTCGTGGGGAACTTGGCTGTCACCGATTTGGTTTGCCGAACTGGGTGGCGATAATAAATTGAAAGTATCCGAAATCAATATCAGCGAGAAGTTCACTTACAATATCAATAAGCACCTGGACGTGGTAGCCAATCTGGGTTATAACTCCGGAGTAGCTTCACGTGACATCAAAAAGATGGCTATAACGTCCTATAATTATGCCGGAACTAAAATAAATACTAAAGCCGACGGTTACAAGCAGGAAGAATCGTCTTACGAGAAAACAAGTTCGCGTACAGACTTCTATTCTATGACAGGTTATGTTGACTATCATAACACGTTTGCGCAACACCACAATGTAAGTGCGATGGTCGGTGCTCAATACGAATTGAAAGAATACGATTATTTTGGTGTATCAGTGAAAGATATACAGAATTCGTTGGAAACTGTAAATGGGGCAGGTCTGATAAATCTGACAGATAAACATGGTACGAAGTGGCATGAGGCTGTGATGTCCTACTATTCTCGTTTAAACTATAATTATAAGTCTAAATACTTATTGGAAGTAAATATGCGTTATGATGGTTCTTCCAAGTTCAAACCGGAAAATCGCTGGGACTTCTTTTATGGAATATCCGGTGGATGGCGTATTACGGAAGAGGCGTTTATGAAGAACATCAAGTGGCTCAACGACTTGAAAATCCGTCTTTCTTATGGTGAAGTAGGTAATCAAAGTGGTATTGATCGTTACGATGGTACGCAGTTCTATAAATTTGAATCCCAAAGCGGAGCTTATATCGGTCCCAACAAAGGCACTATCATAGATACGAACGGCAAAATCGCTTCTTTGGGACGTGAATGGGAACGCATTAAGAATTATAACCTGGGATTGGATTTCTCCTTATTGAATTCCCGCCTTACAGGTACTGCCGAGGTATATATGAAGCGTAATGACAATATGCTGATAAACATCTCTTATCCGGGAGTTCTGGGTGATAACGCCGGTATGTCCAACAATGGGAAGTTTAAGTCGCATGGTTGGGAAGTGATGCTGAACTGGTCTGATAAGATTGGAAAGGACTTCACTTACCACGTAGGAGGTACTTACTCCTTCAATACCAACAAACTGACGGATATCGGTGCGGTATCAGTTCTGAAATCCGGTTTCGTTGACAAGCAACAAGGCTATCCGTTGAACAGTATCTTCGGCCTGCGTTATGCCGGCAAGGCACAGACGGAAGAAGAACGCCAGAAGTACTTATATAGATTCCTTACCGGAAACACTATCGGACTGACCGAACAAAACTTCCGTCTGGGAGATAATATGTATGCCGATGTAAACAATGACGGTAAATTGGATCAGAATGACATTGTTTATCTGGGTACGGACGATCCGAAAATCTCCTTCTCATTTAATGTAGGAGCAGAATGGAAAGGATTCGATTTGTCACTGGTTTTCCAGGGAGCTGCAAAACGTACTATTTTCCGTACGGGAGATAATAACGGTAATGAGATATGGCGCATACCGATGAAAGCATTGTACCTGAATACTTCGAACCAGTCTGTGGGCAATACATGGAGTCCTGACAACCGGGGCGCTCATTATCCTACATATAGCAATAAGAATGAGATTAACGATTATAACTACCAGGCTTCTTCCTGGTCGGTAGAGGATGGCTCATACATTCGTCTGAAGAATGTGACGCTGGGATACAACGTGCCTTCTGCGTTTCTGGCTAAAACGAAGGCAATCAGTTCATGCCGTGTCTACGTAGCAGGAGCCGACCTTTGGGAATACTCTAAGATTAATGACGGCTGGGATCCGGAAGCAAGTCGCAAAGTGACAGCCGCAGGACGTTTCCCCTTTGTCCGCACAGTGACTTTTGGATTAAATCTAACTTTTTAA
- a CDS encoding RagB/SusD family nutrient uptake outer membrane protein, which translates to MKIMKLYKKALLIVSLGLTLNSCLDLDPQDQLADGNLWGAADDFKYFATNFYGWTRDFKSVISDGAHSDWRSDLMTSSSVNMYSNGSNPIPTSDGNYTSNYAHIRRCNLLLQKAASFSGNGDISRYVAEAKFFRAYSYFDLVQLFGDVIITKEPLDITSPELRTSRNDRSEVIDFVIQDLKDAAEVLPETIATDDEGRISKWGAYAFLSRVALYEGTWQQNRNNEERGKALLSIAADAAKKVIDSKQFELFKPTALGEMAYKYLFILENVQSNPANLTKSANKEYIFYRRHDETIAPIGTNITHGCVANVQYINRKFVNMYLCSNGLPIDHAKSADVFKGYGGLTTEFENRDNRMKNCLLAHGTKYWDNDKPRIDWKGMEGEDATNAITCNVFQGSGYQNQKWGTERKVADTFEGYDFPIIRYAEVLLNYAEAMYELGTTGKALDDALNISLNLVRLRVNPDMPKLTTSFVSENSLDMREEIRRERTIELYNEGFRVDDLKRWNTAIVEMPKPILGVKWTGTDFATSWAGASTMAKDSEGCLILEGGRRWGSKNDLYPLPVDQCQLNPNLGQNPGWQ; encoded by the coding sequence ATGAAGATTATGAAACTATATAAGAAAGCCCTTTTGATTGTATCGCTTGGCTTGACACTGAATTCGTGTCTGGATCTTGATCCGCAGGATCAGTTGGCGGATGGTAATTTGTGGGGAGCAGCAGATGATTTTAAATATTTTGCAACCAATTTTTATGGTTGGACACGTGATTTCAAGTCAGTTATTTCTGACGGTGCACATTCCGACTGGCGTTCGGACTTGATGACTTCCAGTTCCGTAAATATGTACAGTAACGGTAGCAATCCGATTCCGACTTCCGACGGTAACTATACAAGCAATTATGCTCATATCCGCCGCTGTAACCTGTTGTTGCAAAAGGCGGCATCTTTTTCCGGTAACGGTGATATCAGCCGCTATGTAGCGGAAGCCAAGTTTTTCCGTGCTTATTCTTACTTTGATTTGGTGCAGTTGTTCGGAGATGTGATTATCACTAAAGAACCGCTGGATATTACTTCACCCGAGTTACGCACGAGCCGCAATGACCGTAGCGAAGTGATTGACTTCGTGATTCAGGATTTGAAGGATGCGGCTGAAGTATTGCCGGAAACTATTGCGACGGATGATGAAGGACGTATTTCAAAATGGGGAGCTTATGCATTCCTTTCACGTGTCGCTTTATATGAAGGCACATGGCAACAAAACCGCAATAATGAAGAACGTGGCAAAGCATTGTTGAGTATTGCAGCGGATGCGGCGAAAAAAGTTATCGACAGTAAGCAATTCGAGCTATTCAAACCGACAGCATTGGGAGAGATGGCTTATAAATACCTGTTCATTTTAGAGAATGTACAGTCTAATCCTGCGAATCTGACTAAGAGTGCCAATAAAGAATATATATTCTATCGTCGTCATGATGAAACGATTGCTCCCATCGGGACTAATATCACACATGGTTGTGTAGCGAATGTGCAATATATTAACCGTAAATTTGTGAATATGTATCTTTGTAGCAATGGGCTACCTATTGACCATGCCAAGAGTGCTGACGTCTTTAAAGGTTATGGAGGTCTGACTACAGAATTTGAAAATCGTGATAACCGCATGAAGAACTGTCTTCTGGCTCACGGAACCAAATATTGGGATAACGACAAACCGCGTATCGACTGGAAAGGCATGGAAGGAGAAGATGCGACGAATGCTATCACATGCAATGTTTTCCAAGGTTCCGGCTATCAGAATCAGAAATGGGGTACGGAGCGTAAAGTTGCCGATACATTTGAAGGTTATGACTTCCCGATTATCCGTTATGCAGAGGTTTTGTTGAATTATGCGGAAGCCATGTACGAATTAGGGACTACCGGCAAAGCTCTGGACGATGCATTGAACATTTCGTTAAATTTGGTTCGTCTCCGTGTGAACCCTGATATGCCTAAACTTACAACTTCTTTTGTTTCGGAAAACAGTCTGGATATGCGGGAAGAAATCCGCCGTGAACGTACCATCGAATTGTATAACGAAGGTTTCCGTGTTGATGACCTGAAGCGTTGGAATACGGCTATTGTAGAGATGCCGAAACCTATTCTTGGGGTGAAATGGACAGGAACGGACTTTGCTACTTCATGGGCGGGTGCTTCTACTATGGCAAAAGATTCGGAAGGTTGTTTGATTTTGGAAGGCGGTCGTCGTTGGGGTAGTAAGAACGACCTGTATCCGCTTCCGGTAGACCAATGCCAGTTGAATCCGAATTTGGGACAGAATCCGGGATGGCAATAA
- a CDS encoding Ig-like domain-containing protein, with protein MKRDYIKYFVGLAACSLLGLTACDDDKDLGEKMDEMITISAITLEDTQYDAGNKTICLLKNKELQLSWSIMPESATNTNVQWTSSDESVATVTQEGLVMTKDKAGKAIITMTPEIGFGPEATIVTRTVEVMDEYTYMSAINITNVPAEEIAAGDEYQLTVSSEPETTTFKRYKWTSSNPEVATVDEKTGLVTGISKGDATITVTADDFSSNPVSASCEIGVKIVTPITGMTFTEDAELNQLGYGQEYQIKYTLEPVEATASLLTWTSDNPEVISVDKTGKLCVNTMTEGSAVITASYGPVVQTVTVTVAEGRLWYSFGNGLGSWFLDGNGASVKGADGQKTIVQMGGSKWRGDLWLAKNGKGKNTFIKPNEYRYLAVKIKFGTALKGGNNSVGCIKLEVWDKDHAIIGDNNLGSIGSNNNSYTVLGGNEYVANTPNVVYYDLQSRYDKKTPTDWNQTFDLAQFKFVIADFPITDPDITSTYDIYWVRSFKTVEELQAFVDSENNNE; from the coding sequence ATGAAAAGAGATTATATAAAATATTTTGTCGGACTGGCTGCTTGTTCGCTTTTAGGTCTGACTGCATGTGATGATGATAAGGATTTGGGAGAGAAGATGGATGAGATGATTACAATATCTGCCATTACTCTTGAAGATACTCAATATGACGCAGGAAATAAAACGATTTGTTTGCTAAAGAATAAGGAACTTCAGCTCTCTTGGAGTATCATGCCCGAGAGTGCGACCAATACGAATGTACAATGGACATCGTCTGATGAATCTGTTGCGACAGTTACACAGGAAGGTCTGGTTATGACTAAAGATAAAGCGGGAAAAGCTATCATAACAATGACACCGGAAATAGGCTTTGGGCCTGAGGCGACTATCGTCACCAGAACAGTTGAAGTTATGGACGAATATACCTATATGTCGGCCATCAATATAACTAATGTTCCGGCAGAGGAGATTGCGGCAGGCGATGAATATCAATTAACTGTTTCTTCAGAACCGGAAACTACTACGTTCAAGCGTTATAAATGGACAAGTAGTAACCCGGAAGTAGCTACGGTGGATGAAAAGACAGGCTTGGTGACCGGAATCAGTAAAGGGGATGCGACTATTACAGTGACGGCTGATGATTTCAGTTCAAATCCGGTGTCTGCAAGTTGCGAGATAGGGGTTAAGATAGTAACTCCAATTACCGGAATGACGTTTACTGAAGATGCGGAGCTTAATCAATTGGGATATGGACAGGAATATCAGATTAAGTACACATTGGAACCGGTAGAGGCTACTGCTTCGCTGCTGACTTGGACGAGTGATAATCCGGAGGTGATTAGTGTGGACAAAACAGGTAAGTTATGTGTTAATACAATGACTGAAGGTTCGGCTGTTATTACAGCTTCTTATGGACCTGTTGTACAAACTGTTACAGTTACAGTTGCAGAAGGACGTTTGTGGTATTCATTTGGTAATGGGTTAGGTAGTTGGTTCTTAGATGGCAATGGTGCAAGTGTAAAAGGAGCCGATGGGCAAAAAACTATAGTTCAAATGGGTGGCTCAAAATGGCGTGGCGATTTATGGCTTGCAAAGAATGGTAAGGGAAAAAATACTTTTATTAAACCTAATGAATATCGTTATCTTGCAGTGAAGATTAAGTTTGGTACTGCATTAAAAGGTGGAAATAATAGTGTTGGTTGTATTAAATTAGAGGTGTGGGATAAAGACCATGCAATAATTGGAGATAATAATTTAGGTTCAATTGGTAGTAATAATAACTCATATACAGTATTAGGTGGAAATGAATATGTTGCCAATACACCAAATGTTGTATATTACGATCTTCAATCAAGATATGATAAGAAGACTCCAACAGATTGGAATCAGACTTTTGATTTGGCACAGTTTAAATTTGTAATAGCTGATTTCCCAATCACGGATCCTGACATCACCTCTACTTACGATATTTATTGGGTACGTAGTTTTAAGACAGTAGAGGAACTTCAAGCTTTTGTAGACAGTGAAAATAATAACGAATAA
- a CDS encoding sigma-70 family RNA polymerase sigma factor — MDTTTNTSDSIITNSYKEYYQVILTYITYRITHRYEAEDLTQDVFVRLLDYKQMLRPDTVKYFLFTIARNIVTDYIRRYYKKQEIDSYMYDFAVTSSNETEETIIADDLASVEQRQLALFPEQRRIVYTLSRYEDKSSAEIAEEMQLSRRTVENHLFIGRREMREFFRKCI; from the coding sequence ATGGATACAACGACTAACACTTCCGACAGCATTATCACCAATTCTTATAAAGAATATTACCAGGTGATTCTTACCTATATTACTTATCGTATCACTCATCGCTACGAAGCTGAGGATTTAACTCAAGATGTATTCGTACGTCTGCTGGACTATAAGCAAATGCTTCGTCCGGATACAGTGAAGTATTTCCTGTTCACCATTGCACGCAATATAGTAACCGATTACATCCGCCGTTATTATAAGAAGCAGGAGATAGACAGCTATATGTATGACTTTGCCGTTACCTCGTCCAATGAGACGGAAGAAACGATTATTGCCGACGATTTGGCTTCCGTTGAACAGCGGCAACTTGCACTCTTCCCCGAACAGCGTCGGATAGTCTACACATTGAGTCGTTATGAAGACAAGTCATCTGCCGAAATAGCGGAAGAAATGCAACTCAGCCGTCGTACGGTAGAGAACCACTTATTTATAGGTCGTCGCGAAATGCGTGAATTCTTCAGAAAATGTATTTAA